One Roseibium sp. HPY-6 genomic region harbors:
- a CDS encoding ribbon-helix-helix protein, CopG family produces the protein MTLNLSEMEMSVLETMCEEKGLSKTALVRQALRLYKSVDERLARGDKIFVENSDKSEKAELMVL, from the coding sequence ATGACGCTCAATCTTTCGGAAATGGAAATGAGCGTTTTAGAAACAATGTGCGAAGAAAAAGGCCTGTCAAAAACGGCGTTAGTCCGACAGGCTCTGCGGCTTTACAAGTCTGTTGACGAACGGCTTGCGCGCGGTGACAAGATTTTTGTCGAGAATTCGGACAAGTCCGAAAAAGCAGAGTTGATGGTTTTATGA
- a CDS encoding multiubiquitin domain-containing protein, whose product MPGSGIYAFEVDGQTISTNDPIINGRMIRSSAGLNPVSDYVIIELGSATSRSLGLEEWVDLRVAQNARYLSFEGDRTYSLTINERGYEWGAEELSAKDIRRYAGVPDDHELILDSQRDQPIADDEIIRLSRKGVERVLSRLPAIICIIVNTIEEYVEPGKISFEELAKLAFPDSEETPNTEYTVSYRKGRRDQPEGSLIAGESVKLKKGMIFDVSETDKS is encoded by the coding sequence ATGCCAGGAAGCGGAATTTACGCATTCGAAGTTGATGGACAGACCATCAGTACCAACGATCCCATCATTAATGGCCGCATGATCCGGTCGAGCGCGGGGCTAAATCCCGTAAGTGACTATGTGATCATTGAGCTGGGCTCTGCGACGTCTCGTTCATTGGGGCTGGAAGAATGGGTTGATCTGCGGGTGGCGCAGAATGCTCGCTACCTTTCGTTTGAAGGAGATCGCACCTATTCACTCACCATCAACGAACGTGGCTATGAATGGGGTGCTGAAGAGCTCTCTGCCAAGGACATTCGCCGCTATGCAGGTGTTCCCGATGATCACGAACTGATCCTTGATAGCCAGCGCGATCAGCCAATCGCAGACGATGAAATCATCAGGTTGAGCCGCAAAGGAGTCGAACGGGTCTTGTCAAGACTTCCGGCGATAATTTGCATCATTGTCAATACGATAGAAGAGTATGTCGAGCCGGGAAAGATTAGTTTTGAGGAGTTGGCCAAGCTCGCTTTTCCTGACAGCGAAGAAACTCCAAACACTGAATACACCGTCAGCTATCGCAAAGGGCGTCGTGACCAGCCAGAGGGCTCCTTGATTGCCGGTGAAAGCGTCAAATTGAAGAAAGGGATGATCTTCGATGTCTCGGAAACCGACAAATCTTAG
- a CDS encoding helix-turn-helix transcriptional regulator produces MKLHFTHDWLRSHIENDPDVDCDAGLPLRDTTPLHRFVSDQTESGSSTPQQADATTGQKSLVLHMLVYQLRRKEGLSIAKLAEQLRVDEAELKQVETNPSYIPKPRTIHQLAIHLKVPAKAIELLTAASSAQNDNLTAAAHRFAARSEDLSKLSTSERREFNDFVKVLASMDKDK; encoded by the coding sequence ATGAAGCTTCATTTCACCCATGACTGGCTGCGCAGCCATATTGAAAATGACCCGGATGTTGATTGCGATGCGGGTCTCCCACTTCGCGACACGACTCCGCTGCATCGATTTGTATCAGATCAGACGGAATCCGGTTCAAGTACACCGCAGCAGGCCGACGCTACAACCGGGCAAAAGTCACTTGTGCTACATATGCTCGTCTATCAGTTACGACGCAAAGAGGGCCTGAGCATTGCCAAGCTTGCTGAGCAACTTCGTGTGGATGAGGCAGAACTAAAGCAGGTCGAAACAAATCCATCTTATATTCCAAAACCTAGAACCATCCATCAACTTGCGATACATCTTAAAGTACCCGCAAAAGCGATAGAGCTACTAACGGCTGCCTCAAGTGCGCAAAATGATAACCTCACAGCTGCCGCACATCGCTTTGCGGCCAGATCAGAAGACCTATCGAAGCTAAGCACATCGGAACGCCGAGAGTTTAACGATTTTGTAAAGGTACTGGCTTCGATGGATAAGGATAAATGA